Part of the Streptomyces sp. NBC_01460 genome, CAGCCCATGAGTGAACGCGACTGCCGCAGCCGCCAGTTGTTCGGCGTCGGCAGCCGCATCGCTCAACTGTCCCATTCGGCCGGCCGCTTCGAGATGCGGCCGGACCATCCCCCGCAACCGTGCGTAGCGCCCGGCCTGCTCGCCGGCCAGCCCCTCGTCGGCAAGCGCGAGGTCCCACGAGCTGACCCAGATGCGGTTGCGGGCGGTGTCGTCCGGCGTCAGCAGCAGGATGTCCAGCAGCATGGCGCGCACCGACGGCAGCCCCTCGGCAGGCCGCACGCGGCGCGGGCGTTCCGCGGAACGTACCTCCAACAGGTCCAGCGCGTGCGCGATCAGAGCCCGCTTGGTCGGGAAGTAGTGCATGAGCATCCCCGTCGAGCCGTTCATCGCGGCGGCGACGGCTCGCAGTGTCAGCCCGCCGAACCCTTTGTCTGCGAGCACGGCCCACACCGCCTCGGAAACGTCCTTGCGTCGGGCTTCGTGGTCTCCGGGTGCGGGTGGCGGCATGCTGCTAGCTTACGTACCGAACGCTCGTTACGTACCCCGCATCATCGAACCGAGGTCCCCGTGTTCATACGCCCGCTCCGCGTGAACGCCCAGCTCCGCCCTCTGGAGCCCGCGCACGCACAGGAGTTCCTCGACCACATCGACCGAGCCCGCCCGAACGTCGACCCCTGGATCCCCTGGGCGACCTTCAGCACCGACCTCGCCTCCGCCACGGCCACCCTCCAGCGCTACGCCGACAGGCAGGCCACCGACACGGGCCGGATCTACGGGATCTGGCGGGACGGCACCTTGGTCGGCGGCGTGATGTTCACGCGCTTCGACACGGCGTCGGGGAACTGCGAGATCGGCTGCTGGGCGGAGGAAGCGGGCCAAGGCCTGGGCCTGGTGAACCAGGCGTGCCGGGAACTGATCGACTGGGCGTTCGGGGAACGCGGGATGAGCCGCGTCGAATGGTGGGTCTCCTCGGTCAACACCCGAAGCATCGAAGCGGCCCGCCGCCTCGGGCTGACCCGGGAGGGGGTGCTGCGGCGGCACACCGAGTACCGGGGCGAGCGACTCGACATAGAGATCTGGTCGGTCCTCTCCGACGAGTGGCCGCCCGCATCCGGCAGCACAGCACCGGCCGACAAGGCAGAGCTCGACCGCCTGATGACCACCTTCCTCGGCGCGTTC contains:
- a CDS encoding TetR/AcrR family transcriptional regulator, whose translation is MPPPAPGDHEARRKDVSEAVWAVLADKGFGGLTLRAVAAAMNGSTGMLMHYFPTKRALIAHALDLLEVRSAERPRRVRPAEGLPSVRAMLLDILLLTPDDTARNRIWVSSWDLALADEGLAGEQAGRYARLRGMVRPHLEAAGRMGQLSDAAADAEQLAAAAVAFTHGLVVQALFDPDRFSADVQTAMLDDFLASLGRAVVADRHPSRRPGLPGRAAG
- a CDS encoding GNAT family N-acetyltransferase, which codes for MFIRPLRVNAQLRPLEPAHAQEFLDHIDRARPNVDPWIPWATFSTDLASATATLQRYADRQATDTGRIYGIWRDGTLVGGVMFTRFDTASGNCEIGCWAEEAGQGLGLVNQACRELIDWAFGERGMSRVEWWVSSVNTRSIEAARRLGLTREGVLRRHTEYRGERLDIEIWSVLSDEWPPASGSTAPADKAELDRLMTTFLGAFDNTNGSSPEVDLIRQVFIPQGMIISNTRTGPVVYDLDAFIEPRAKLLTDGTLTEFSEWEVSERTEIFESIAHRISQYRKSGFHDGERFEGAGRKTTQFVRTPVGWRMAALTWEDE